One genomic segment of Accipiter gentilis chromosome 29, bAccGen1.1, whole genome shotgun sequence includes these proteins:
- the HIPK1 gene encoding homeodomain-interacting protein kinase 1 isoform X3 codes for MASQLQVFSPPSVSSSAFCSAKKLKVEPSVWDVSGQSSSDKYYSHSKNLPAAQGQASSSHQVANFSIPAYDQNLLLPAPSVEHIVVTAADSTGSSATASFQNSQTLTHRSNVSLLEPYQKCGLKRKSEEVDSNGSVQIIEEHPPLMLQNRPAVGAAATTTTVTTKSSSSSGEGDYQLVQHEILCSMTNSYEVLEFLGRGTFGQVAKCWKRSTKEIVAIKILKNHPSYARQGQIEVSILSRLSSENADEYNFVRSYECFQHKNHTCLVFEMLEQNLYDFLKQNKFSPLPLKYIRPILQQVATALMKLKSLGLIHADLKPENIMLVDPARQPYRVKVIDFGSASHVSKAVCSTYLQSRYYRAPEIILGLPFCEAIDMWSLGCVIAELFLGWPLYPGASEYDQIRYISQTQGLPAEYLLSAGTKTSRFFNRDPNLGYPLWRLKTPEEHELETGIKSKEARKYIFNCLDDMAQVNMSTDLEGTDMLAEKADRREYIDLLKKMLTIDADKRITPLKTLNHPFVTMTHLLDFPHSNHVKSCFQNMEICKRRVNMYDTVNQIKSPFTTHVAPNTSTNLTMSFNNQLNTVHNQASVLASNSTAAATLSLANSDVSLLNYQSALYPSSAAPVAGVAQQSVSLQPGTTQICTQTDPFQQTFIVCPPAFQTGLQATTKHSGFPVRMENAVPIVPQAPAAQPLQIQSGVLTQQAWPGGTQQILLPSTWQQLPGVALHNSVQPAAVIPETIGGSQQLADWRNAHSHGNQYSTLMQQPSLLTNHVTLATAQPLNVGVAHVVRQQQSSNVPAKKNKQPAPSAAKPSSTLEAVPSQVYSLIGSSPLRSTSSSSNVLVPVQEQHQPIVIPDTPSPPVSVITIRSDTDEEEDSKYKPASLGMKQRSNVISYVTVNDSPDSDSSLNSPYATDPLSSLRSTGGALELPSRGAADSSSSRTIIVPPLKTQLNDCIVATQASGILSSTSKTKPVASVSGQSSGCCITPTGYRSHRVVTNGVQPLNLSQNQQTTVLASQERSGNAVPRRQQAYVAPLTSTISQAPYTFQHSSPVHPHLAAATANAHLSSQPHMYTYAPTTAATLGSTTSIAHLFSPQGSSRHTTYAAHPSTLVHQVPVSVGPSLLTSANVPPAQYQHQFAPQSYIGASRGSAIYTGYPLSPTKINQYSYL; via the exons ATGGCCTCACAGCTGCAGGTGTTCTCCCCTCCGTCAGTATCCTCGAGTGCCTTCTGCAGTGCCAAGAAACTGAAAGTGGAGCCCTCTGTCTGGGATGTTTCAGGACAGAGCAGTAGTGACAAATATTATAGCCACAGCAAAAACCTCCCAGCAGCTCAAGGACAAGCAAGCTCGTCTCATCAGGTAGCCAATTTCAGCATCCCTGCTTACGATCAGAacctccttctccctgctccttcagTTGAGCACATTGTGGTTACAGCAGCCgacagcacaggcagcagtgcAACAGCGTCCTTCCAGAACAGCCAAACCCTAACACACAGGAGCAACGTTTCTTTACTGGAACCATACCAAAAATgtggattaaaaaggaaaagtgaagagGTTGACAGCAACGGTAGTGTGCAGATAATTGAGGAACATCCACCTCTCATGCTGCAAAACAGACCTGCGGTGGGTGCTGCGGCCACAACCACCACGGTAACCACTAAAAGCAGCAGTTCCAGTGGTGAAGGGGATTATCAGCTGGTCCAGCATGAGATCCTGTGCTCTATGACAAACAGCTATGAGGTCTTGGAATTCCTGGGCCGAGGGACGTTTGGTCAGGTGGCAAAATGCTGGAAACGTAGCACAAAGGAGATTGTAGCCATCAAAATCCTGAAGAACCATCCTTCCTATGCTAGGCAGGGCCAGATAGAGGTGAGCATCCTCTCTCGCTTGAGCAGCGAGAATGCTGACGAGTATAACTTTGTTCGCTCCTATGAGTGCTTTCAACACAAGAATCATACATGCCTTGTATTTGAGATGCTAGAACAGAACTTATATGatttcttaaagcaaaataaGTTCAGTCCGTTGCCCCTGAAATACATCCGACCAATTCTGCAGCAAGTGGCTACTGCCTTGATGAAGTTAAAGAGTTTGGGTCTGATACATGCTGATTTGAAACCAGAGAACATCATGTTGGTGGATCCTGCGCGCCAGCCCTACAGAGTGAAGGTGATAGACTTTGGTTCAGCCAGCCACGTGTCTAAAGCAGTGTGCTCCACTTATTTGCAGTCGCGCTATTACAG AGCTCCTGAAATCATACTGGGTTTACCATTCTGTGAAGCTATTGACATGTGGTCACTGGGCTGTGTGATAGCTGAGCTGTTTCTAGGCTGGCCTCTGTATCCAGGAGCATCTGAGTATGATCAG ATTCGTTATATTTCACAAACTCAAGGCCTTCCAGCGGAGTATCTTCTCAGTGCGGGAACGAAAACAAGCAGGTTTTTTAACAGAGATCCAAATCTGGGATACCCACTGTGGAGGCTAAAG ACCCCAGAAGAACATGAGTTGGAGACAGGAATAAAATCAAAAGAAGCTCGGAAATACATATTCAACTGTTTAGATGATATGGCGCAG GTGAATATGTCTACAGACTTGGAAGGGACTGACATGTTGGCAGAGAAGGCTGACCGAAGGGAATATATTGATTTGTTGAAGAAAATGTTGACAATTGATGCAGATAAGAGAATTACTCCACTGAAGACTTTGAACCATCCATTTGTTACAATGACACATCTACTGGATTTCCCACACAGTAATCA TGTGAAATCTTGCTTTCAGAATATGGAGATCTGCAAGCGAAGAGTTAATATGTATGATACAGTGAATCAGATTAAGAGCCCATTCACGACTCATGTTGCTCCTAATACAAGCACAAATCTGACAATGAGCTTTAACAACCAGCTCAATACAGTACACAATCAG GCCAGTGTACTGGCTTCCAATTCTACTGCTGCTGCTACTCTTTCCCTGGCAAACTCGGACGTCTCACTGCTAAACTATCAGTCTGCTCTGTATCCATCATCTGCAGCGCCAGTTGCAGGAGTGGCACAACAGAGTGTTTCCTTGCAACCTGGAACCACCCAGATCTGCACACAGACTGACCCATTCCAGCAAACCTTCATTGTTTGTCCCCCTGCTTTTCAAA CTGGACTTCAGGCAACTACAAAGCATTCTGGGTTCCCAGTAAGGATGGAGAATGCTGTCCCAATTGTACCGCAAGCACCTGCAGCACAGCCACTGCAGATCCAGTCTGGAGTTCtcacacag CAGGCCTGGCCTGGGGGAACCCAGCAGATACTGCTTCCTTCCacctggcagcagctcccaggggtTGCTTTGCACAACTCTGTTCAGCCAGCAGCTGTGATTCCAGAGACGATCGGTGGTAGCCAGCAATTAGCTGACTGGAG gaaTGCACATTCCCATGGAAATCAGTATAGCACTCTCATGCAACAGCCATCACTACTGACCAACCATGTGACATTAGCTACAGCGCAGCCTCTGAATGTTGGAGTTGCTCATGTTGTtaggcagcagcaaagcagcaatgTTCCAGCAAAGAAGAACAAGCAGCCAGCACCAAGTGCAGCCAA GCCCAGCTCAACTCTAGAGGCTGTGCCCTCCCAAGTTTACTCGCTCATTGGGAGCAGTCCTCTGcgctccacctcctcctcttccaacgTGCTCGTCCCAGTGCAGGAGCAGCACCAGCCCATTGTGATCCCAGACACTCCAAGCCCACCTGTCAGTGTCATCACCATTCGCAGTGACACTGATGAGGAAGAGGACAGCAAATACAAACCTGCCAG tTTGGGTATGAAGCAGAGATCCAATGTCATCAGCTACGTTACTGTTAATGACTCCCCTGATTCCGACTCCTCCCTGAACAGCCCCTATGCCACAGACCCACTTTCCTCTCTCAGGAGTACAGGCGGTGCCCTGGAGCTGCCGAGTAGAGGAGCGGCTGACAGCTCCAGCTCTCGGACTATCATTGTGCCGCCATTGAAAACACAGCTCAATGACTGCATTGTAGCTACCCAAGCTTCAG GCATCCTGAGCAGCACCAGTAAGACCAAGCCAGTGGCCTCTGTGAGTGGGCAGTCATCAGGATGCTGCATAACACCTACTGGGTACCGCTCACATCGTGTGGTAACAAACGGTGTGCAGCCCCTCAATCTCAGCCAG AACCAGCAAACAACAGTGCTGGCCTCACAGGAGAGAAGTGGAAATGCTGTCCCACGTAGGCAGCAAGCTTATGTGGCACCCCTCACGTCAACTATTTCTCAGGCTCCCTACACGTTTCAGCACAGCAGCCCAGTGCATCCCCAcctggcagcagcaacagcaaatgcACACCTCTCCAGCCAGCCACATATGTACACTTATGCTCCAACCACTGCTGCAACACTGGGCTCCACCACCTCCATCGCCCACCTCTTCTCCCCTCAGGGCTCTTCGCGGCACACCACGTACGCTGCCCACCCTAGCACACTTGTCCACCAGGTCCCTGTGAGTGTCGGTCCAAGTCTGCTGACTTCTGCAAATGTTCCGCCTGCCCAGTACCAACACCAGTTTGCTCCCCAGTCCTATATTGGTGCTTCCAGAGGGTCTGCTATTTACACTGGATATCCGCTGAGCCCTACAAAGATCAACCAGTACTCATACTTGTAG
- the HIPK1 gene encoding homeodomain-interacting protein kinase 1 isoform X2: MASQLQVFSPPSVSSSAFCSAKKLKVEPSVWDVSGQSSSDKYYSHSKNLPAAQGQASSSHQVANFSIPAYDQNLLLPAPSVEHIVVTAADSTGSSATASFQNSQTLTHRSNVSLLEPYQKCGLKRKSEEVDSNGSVQIIEEHPPLMLQNRPAVGAAATTTTVTTKSSSSSGEGDYQLVQHEILCSMTNSYEVLEFLGRGTFGQVAKCWKRSTKEIVAIKILKNHPSYARQGQIEVSILSRLSSENADEYNFVRSYECFQHKNHTCLVFEMLEQNLYDFLKQNKFSPLPLKYIRPILQQVATALMKLKSLGLIHADLKPENIMLVDPARQPYRVKVIDFGSASHVSKAVCSTYLQSRYYRAPEIILGLPFCEAIDMWSLGCVIAELFLGWPLYPGASEYDQIRYISQTQGLPAEYLLSAGTKTSRFFNRDPNLGYPLWRLKTPEEHELETGIKSKEARKYIFNCLDDMAQVNMSTDLEGTDMLAEKADRREYIDLLKKMLTIDADKRITPLKTLNHPFVTMTHLLDFPHSNHVKSCFQNMEICKRRVNMYDTVNQIKSPFTTHVAPNTSTNLTMSFNNQLNTVHNQASVLASNSTAAATLSLANSDVSLLNYQSALYPSSAAPVAGVAQQSVSLQPGTTQICTQTDPFQQTFIVCPPAFQTGLQATTKHSGFPVRMENAVPIVPQAPAAQPLQIQSGVLTQGSCTPLMVATLHPQVATITPQYAVPFTLNCAAGRPALVEQTAAVLAWPGGTQQILLPSTWQQLPGVALHNSVQPAAVIPETIGGSQQLADWRNAHSHGNQYSTLMQQPSLLTNHVTLATAQPLNVGVAHVVRQQQSSNVPAKKNKQPAPSAAKPSSTLEAVPSQVYSLIGSSPLRSTSSSSNVLVPVQEQHQPIVIPDTPSPPVSVITIRSDTDEEEDSKYKPASLGMKQRSNVISYVTVNDSPDSDSSLNSPYATDPLSSLRSTGGALELPSRGAADSSSSRTIIVPPLKTQLNDCIVATQASGILSSTSKTKPVASVSGQSSGCCITPTGYRSHRVVTNGVQPLNLSQNQQTTVLASQERSGNAVPRRQQAYVAPLTSTISQAPYTFQHSSPVHPHLAAATANAHLSSQPHMYTYAPTTAATLGSTTSIAHLFSPQGSSRHTTYAAHPSTLVHQVPVSVGPSLLTSANVPPAQYQHQFAPQSYIGASRGSAIYTGYPLSPTKINQYSYL, translated from the exons ATGGCCTCACAGCTGCAGGTGTTCTCCCCTCCGTCAGTATCCTCGAGTGCCTTCTGCAGTGCCAAGAAACTGAAAGTGGAGCCCTCTGTCTGGGATGTTTCAGGACAGAGCAGTAGTGACAAATATTATAGCCACAGCAAAAACCTCCCAGCAGCTCAAGGACAAGCAAGCTCGTCTCATCAGGTAGCCAATTTCAGCATCCCTGCTTACGATCAGAacctccttctccctgctccttcagTTGAGCACATTGTGGTTACAGCAGCCgacagcacaggcagcagtgcAACAGCGTCCTTCCAGAACAGCCAAACCCTAACACACAGGAGCAACGTTTCTTTACTGGAACCATACCAAAAATgtggattaaaaaggaaaagtgaagagGTTGACAGCAACGGTAGTGTGCAGATAATTGAGGAACATCCACCTCTCATGCTGCAAAACAGACCTGCGGTGGGTGCTGCGGCCACAACCACCACGGTAACCACTAAAAGCAGCAGTTCCAGTGGTGAAGGGGATTATCAGCTGGTCCAGCATGAGATCCTGTGCTCTATGACAAACAGCTATGAGGTCTTGGAATTCCTGGGCCGAGGGACGTTTGGTCAGGTGGCAAAATGCTGGAAACGTAGCACAAAGGAGATTGTAGCCATCAAAATCCTGAAGAACCATCCTTCCTATGCTAGGCAGGGCCAGATAGAGGTGAGCATCCTCTCTCGCTTGAGCAGCGAGAATGCTGACGAGTATAACTTTGTTCGCTCCTATGAGTGCTTTCAACACAAGAATCATACATGCCTTGTATTTGAGATGCTAGAACAGAACTTATATGatttcttaaagcaaaataaGTTCAGTCCGTTGCCCCTGAAATACATCCGACCAATTCTGCAGCAAGTGGCTACTGCCTTGATGAAGTTAAAGAGTTTGGGTCTGATACATGCTGATTTGAAACCAGAGAACATCATGTTGGTGGATCCTGCGCGCCAGCCCTACAGAGTGAAGGTGATAGACTTTGGTTCAGCCAGCCACGTGTCTAAAGCAGTGTGCTCCACTTATTTGCAGTCGCGCTATTACAG AGCTCCTGAAATCATACTGGGTTTACCATTCTGTGAAGCTATTGACATGTGGTCACTGGGCTGTGTGATAGCTGAGCTGTTTCTAGGCTGGCCTCTGTATCCAGGAGCATCTGAGTATGATCAG ATTCGTTATATTTCACAAACTCAAGGCCTTCCAGCGGAGTATCTTCTCAGTGCGGGAACGAAAACAAGCAGGTTTTTTAACAGAGATCCAAATCTGGGATACCCACTGTGGAGGCTAAAG ACCCCAGAAGAACATGAGTTGGAGACAGGAATAAAATCAAAAGAAGCTCGGAAATACATATTCAACTGTTTAGATGATATGGCGCAG GTGAATATGTCTACAGACTTGGAAGGGACTGACATGTTGGCAGAGAAGGCTGACCGAAGGGAATATATTGATTTGTTGAAGAAAATGTTGACAATTGATGCAGATAAGAGAATTACTCCACTGAAGACTTTGAACCATCCATTTGTTACAATGACACATCTACTGGATTTCCCACACAGTAATCA TGTGAAATCTTGCTTTCAGAATATGGAGATCTGCAAGCGAAGAGTTAATATGTATGATACAGTGAATCAGATTAAGAGCCCATTCACGACTCATGTTGCTCCTAATACAAGCACAAATCTGACAATGAGCTTTAACAACCAGCTCAATACAGTACACAATCAG GCCAGTGTACTGGCTTCCAATTCTACTGCTGCTGCTACTCTTTCCCTGGCAAACTCGGACGTCTCACTGCTAAACTATCAGTCTGCTCTGTATCCATCATCTGCAGCGCCAGTTGCAGGAGTGGCACAACAGAGTGTTTCCTTGCAACCTGGAACCACCCAGATCTGCACACAGACTGACCCATTCCAGCAAACCTTCATTGTTTGTCCCCCTGCTTTTCAAA CTGGACTTCAGGCAACTACAAAGCATTCTGGGTTCCCAGTAAGGATGGAGAATGCTGTCCCAATTGTACCGCAAGCACCTGCAGCACAGCCACTGCAGATCCAGTCTGGAGTTCtcacacag GGAAGCTGTACACCACTAATGGTAGCAACTCTTCATCCTCAAGTAGCCACCATCACGCCGCAGTATGCGGTCCCCTTTACTCTGAACTGCGCAGCCGGCCGGCCAGCGCTAGTAGAACAGACGGCTGCAGTACTG GCCTGGCCTGGGGGAACCCAGCAGATACTGCTTCCTTCCacctggcagcagctcccaggggtTGCTTTGCACAACTCTGTTCAGCCAGCAGCTGTGATTCCAGAGACGATCGGTGGTAGCCAGCAATTAGCTGACTGGAG gaaTGCACATTCCCATGGAAATCAGTATAGCACTCTCATGCAACAGCCATCACTACTGACCAACCATGTGACATTAGCTACAGCGCAGCCTCTGAATGTTGGAGTTGCTCATGTTGTtaggcagcagcaaagcagcaatgTTCCAGCAAAGAAGAACAAGCAGCCAGCACCAAGTGCAGCCAA GCCCAGCTCAACTCTAGAGGCTGTGCCCTCCCAAGTTTACTCGCTCATTGGGAGCAGTCCTCTGcgctccacctcctcctcttccaacgTGCTCGTCCCAGTGCAGGAGCAGCACCAGCCCATTGTGATCCCAGACACTCCAAGCCCACCTGTCAGTGTCATCACCATTCGCAGTGACACTGATGAGGAAGAGGACAGCAAATACAAACCTGCCAG tTTGGGTATGAAGCAGAGATCCAATGTCATCAGCTACGTTACTGTTAATGACTCCCCTGATTCCGACTCCTCCCTGAACAGCCCCTATGCCACAGACCCACTTTCCTCTCTCAGGAGTACAGGCGGTGCCCTGGAGCTGCCGAGTAGAGGAGCGGCTGACAGCTCCAGCTCTCGGACTATCATTGTGCCGCCATTGAAAACACAGCTCAATGACTGCATTGTAGCTACCCAAGCTTCAG GCATCCTGAGCAGCACCAGTAAGACCAAGCCAGTGGCCTCTGTGAGTGGGCAGTCATCAGGATGCTGCATAACACCTACTGGGTACCGCTCACATCGTGTGGTAACAAACGGTGTGCAGCCCCTCAATCTCAGCCAG AACCAGCAAACAACAGTGCTGGCCTCACAGGAGAGAAGTGGAAATGCTGTCCCACGTAGGCAGCAAGCTTATGTGGCACCCCTCACGTCAACTATTTCTCAGGCTCCCTACACGTTTCAGCACAGCAGCCCAGTGCATCCCCAcctggcagcagcaacagcaaatgcACACCTCTCCAGCCAGCCACATATGTACACTTATGCTCCAACCACTGCTGCAACACTGGGCTCCACCACCTCCATCGCCCACCTCTTCTCCCCTCAGGGCTCTTCGCGGCACACCACGTACGCTGCCCACCCTAGCACACTTGTCCACCAGGTCCCTGTGAGTGTCGGTCCAAGTCTGCTGACTTCTGCAAATGTTCCGCCTGCCCAGTACCAACACCAGTTTGCTCCCCAGTCCTATATTGGTGCTTCCAGAGGGTCTGCTATTTACACTGGATATCCGCTGAGCCCTACAAAGATCAACCAGTACTCATACTTGTAG
- the HIPK1 gene encoding homeodomain-interacting protein kinase 1 isoform X1, whose protein sequence is MASQLQVFSPPSVSSSAFCSAKKLKVEPSVWDVSGQSSSDKYYSHSKNLPAAQGQASSSHQVANFSIPAYDQNLLLPAPSVEHIVVTAADSTGSSATASFQNSQTLTHRSNVSLLEPYQKCGLKRKSEEVDSNGSVQIIEEHPPLMLQNRPAVGAAATTTTVTTKSSSSSGEGDYQLVQHEILCSMTNSYEVLEFLGRGTFGQVAKCWKRSTKEIVAIKILKNHPSYARQGQIEVSILSRLSSENADEYNFVRSYECFQHKNHTCLVFEMLEQNLYDFLKQNKFSPLPLKYIRPILQQVATALMKLKSLGLIHADLKPENIMLVDPARQPYRVKVIDFGSASHVSKAVCSTYLQSRYYRAPEIILGLPFCEAIDMWSLGCVIAELFLGWPLYPGASEYDQIRYISQTQGLPAEYLLSAGTKTSRFFNRDPNLGYPLWRLKTPEEHELETGIKSKEARKYIFNCLDDMAQVNMSTDLEGTDMLAEKADRREYIDLLKKMLTIDADKRITPLKTLNHPFVTMTHLLDFPHSNHVKSCFQNMEICKRRVNMYDTVNQIKSPFTTHVAPNTSTNLTMSFNNQLNTVHNQASVLASNSTAAATLSLANSDVSLLNYQSALYPSSAAPVAGVAQQSVSLQPGTTQICTQTDPFQQTFIVCPPAFQTGLQATTKHSGFPVRMENAVPIVPQAPAAQPLQIQSGVLTQGSCTPLMVATLHPQVATITPQYAVPFTLNCAAGRPALVEQTAAVLQAWPGGTQQILLPSTWQQLPGVALHNSVQPAAVIPETIGGSQQLADWRNAHSHGNQYSTLMQQPSLLTNHVTLATAQPLNVGVAHVVRQQQSSNVPAKKNKQPAPSAAKPSSTLEAVPSQVYSLIGSSPLRSTSSSSNVLVPVQEQHQPIVIPDTPSPPVSVITIRSDTDEEEDSKYKPASLGMKQRSNVISYVTVNDSPDSDSSLNSPYATDPLSSLRSTGGALELPSRGAADSSSSRTIIVPPLKTQLNDCIVATQASGILSSTSKTKPVASVSGQSSGCCITPTGYRSHRVVTNGVQPLNLSQNQQTTVLASQERSGNAVPRRQQAYVAPLTSTISQAPYTFQHSSPVHPHLAAATANAHLSSQPHMYTYAPTTAATLGSTTSIAHLFSPQGSSRHTTYAAHPSTLVHQVPVSVGPSLLTSANVPPAQYQHQFAPQSYIGASRGSAIYTGYPLSPTKINQYSYL, encoded by the exons ATGGCCTCACAGCTGCAGGTGTTCTCCCCTCCGTCAGTATCCTCGAGTGCCTTCTGCAGTGCCAAGAAACTGAAAGTGGAGCCCTCTGTCTGGGATGTTTCAGGACAGAGCAGTAGTGACAAATATTATAGCCACAGCAAAAACCTCCCAGCAGCTCAAGGACAAGCAAGCTCGTCTCATCAGGTAGCCAATTTCAGCATCCCTGCTTACGATCAGAacctccttctccctgctccttcagTTGAGCACATTGTGGTTACAGCAGCCgacagcacaggcagcagtgcAACAGCGTCCTTCCAGAACAGCCAAACCCTAACACACAGGAGCAACGTTTCTTTACTGGAACCATACCAAAAATgtggattaaaaaggaaaagtgaagagGTTGACAGCAACGGTAGTGTGCAGATAATTGAGGAACATCCACCTCTCATGCTGCAAAACAGACCTGCGGTGGGTGCTGCGGCCACAACCACCACGGTAACCACTAAAAGCAGCAGTTCCAGTGGTGAAGGGGATTATCAGCTGGTCCAGCATGAGATCCTGTGCTCTATGACAAACAGCTATGAGGTCTTGGAATTCCTGGGCCGAGGGACGTTTGGTCAGGTGGCAAAATGCTGGAAACGTAGCACAAAGGAGATTGTAGCCATCAAAATCCTGAAGAACCATCCTTCCTATGCTAGGCAGGGCCAGATAGAGGTGAGCATCCTCTCTCGCTTGAGCAGCGAGAATGCTGACGAGTATAACTTTGTTCGCTCCTATGAGTGCTTTCAACACAAGAATCATACATGCCTTGTATTTGAGATGCTAGAACAGAACTTATATGatttcttaaagcaaaataaGTTCAGTCCGTTGCCCCTGAAATACATCCGACCAATTCTGCAGCAAGTGGCTACTGCCTTGATGAAGTTAAAGAGTTTGGGTCTGATACATGCTGATTTGAAACCAGAGAACATCATGTTGGTGGATCCTGCGCGCCAGCCCTACAGAGTGAAGGTGATAGACTTTGGTTCAGCCAGCCACGTGTCTAAAGCAGTGTGCTCCACTTATTTGCAGTCGCGCTATTACAG AGCTCCTGAAATCATACTGGGTTTACCATTCTGTGAAGCTATTGACATGTGGTCACTGGGCTGTGTGATAGCTGAGCTGTTTCTAGGCTGGCCTCTGTATCCAGGAGCATCTGAGTATGATCAG ATTCGTTATATTTCACAAACTCAAGGCCTTCCAGCGGAGTATCTTCTCAGTGCGGGAACGAAAACAAGCAGGTTTTTTAACAGAGATCCAAATCTGGGATACCCACTGTGGAGGCTAAAG ACCCCAGAAGAACATGAGTTGGAGACAGGAATAAAATCAAAAGAAGCTCGGAAATACATATTCAACTGTTTAGATGATATGGCGCAG GTGAATATGTCTACAGACTTGGAAGGGACTGACATGTTGGCAGAGAAGGCTGACCGAAGGGAATATATTGATTTGTTGAAGAAAATGTTGACAATTGATGCAGATAAGAGAATTACTCCACTGAAGACTTTGAACCATCCATTTGTTACAATGACACATCTACTGGATTTCCCACACAGTAATCA TGTGAAATCTTGCTTTCAGAATATGGAGATCTGCAAGCGAAGAGTTAATATGTATGATACAGTGAATCAGATTAAGAGCCCATTCACGACTCATGTTGCTCCTAATACAAGCACAAATCTGACAATGAGCTTTAACAACCAGCTCAATACAGTACACAATCAG GCCAGTGTACTGGCTTCCAATTCTACTGCTGCTGCTACTCTTTCCCTGGCAAACTCGGACGTCTCACTGCTAAACTATCAGTCTGCTCTGTATCCATCATCTGCAGCGCCAGTTGCAGGAGTGGCACAACAGAGTGTTTCCTTGCAACCTGGAACCACCCAGATCTGCACACAGACTGACCCATTCCAGCAAACCTTCATTGTTTGTCCCCCTGCTTTTCAAA CTGGACTTCAGGCAACTACAAAGCATTCTGGGTTCCCAGTAAGGATGGAGAATGCTGTCCCAATTGTACCGCAAGCACCTGCAGCACAGCCACTGCAGATCCAGTCTGGAGTTCtcacacag GGAAGCTGTACACCACTAATGGTAGCAACTCTTCATCCTCAAGTAGCCACCATCACGCCGCAGTATGCGGTCCCCTTTACTCTGAACTGCGCAGCCGGCCGGCCAGCGCTAGTAGAACAGACGGCTGCAGTACTG CAGGCCTGGCCTGGGGGAACCCAGCAGATACTGCTTCCTTCCacctggcagcagctcccaggggtTGCTTTGCACAACTCTGTTCAGCCAGCAGCTGTGATTCCAGAGACGATCGGTGGTAGCCAGCAATTAGCTGACTGGAG gaaTGCACATTCCCATGGAAATCAGTATAGCACTCTCATGCAACAGCCATCACTACTGACCAACCATGTGACATTAGCTACAGCGCAGCCTCTGAATGTTGGAGTTGCTCATGTTGTtaggcagcagcaaagcagcaatgTTCCAGCAAAGAAGAACAAGCAGCCAGCACCAAGTGCAGCCAA GCCCAGCTCAACTCTAGAGGCTGTGCCCTCCCAAGTTTACTCGCTCATTGGGAGCAGTCCTCTGcgctccacctcctcctcttccaacgTGCTCGTCCCAGTGCAGGAGCAGCACCAGCCCATTGTGATCCCAGACACTCCAAGCCCACCTGTCAGTGTCATCACCATTCGCAGTGACACTGATGAGGAAGAGGACAGCAAATACAAACCTGCCAG tTTGGGTATGAAGCAGAGATCCAATGTCATCAGCTACGTTACTGTTAATGACTCCCCTGATTCCGACTCCTCCCTGAACAGCCCCTATGCCACAGACCCACTTTCCTCTCTCAGGAGTACAGGCGGTGCCCTGGAGCTGCCGAGTAGAGGAGCGGCTGACAGCTCCAGCTCTCGGACTATCATTGTGCCGCCATTGAAAACACAGCTCAATGACTGCATTGTAGCTACCCAAGCTTCAG GCATCCTGAGCAGCACCAGTAAGACCAAGCCAGTGGCCTCTGTGAGTGGGCAGTCATCAGGATGCTGCATAACACCTACTGGGTACCGCTCACATCGTGTGGTAACAAACGGTGTGCAGCCCCTCAATCTCAGCCAG AACCAGCAAACAACAGTGCTGGCCTCACAGGAGAGAAGTGGAAATGCTGTCCCACGTAGGCAGCAAGCTTATGTGGCACCCCTCACGTCAACTATTTCTCAGGCTCCCTACACGTTTCAGCACAGCAGCCCAGTGCATCCCCAcctggcagcagcaacagcaaatgcACACCTCTCCAGCCAGCCACATATGTACACTTATGCTCCAACCACTGCTGCAACACTGGGCTCCACCACCTCCATCGCCCACCTCTTCTCCCCTCAGGGCTCTTCGCGGCACACCACGTACGCTGCCCACCCTAGCACACTTGTCCACCAGGTCCCTGTGAGTGTCGGTCCAAGTCTGCTGACTTCTGCAAATGTTCCGCCTGCCCAGTACCAACACCAGTTTGCTCCCCAGTCCTATATTGGTGCTTCCAGAGGGTCTGCTATTTACACTGGATATCCGCTGAGCCCTACAAAGATCAACCAGTACTCATACTTGTAG